One window of Populus nigra chromosome 5, ddPopNigr1.1, whole genome shotgun sequence genomic DNA carries:
- the LOC133693621 gene encoding protein AE7-like 1 — MTLGLVNANPVVHAKKERVARTEDLHCDDSVDPLDIYDFVRDIRDPEHPYSLEQLSVLSEESITVDDKLGRILITFTPTIQHCSMATVIGLCLRVKLQECFPPHYKVDIKVAPGSHADEEAVNKQLNDKERVAAALENPNLRQLVDECLYSNEL; from the exons ATGACTTTGGGTCTAGTTAATGCAAACCCAGTGGTTCACGCCAAGAAAGAAAGGGTTGCTCGTACTGAAGATCTTCACTGTGATGATTCTGTTGATCCACTCGATATCTATGat TTTGTCAGAGATATAAGAGATCCAGAGCATCCATACTCACTTGAACAGCTTAGTGTTTTATCAGAGGAGTCTATCACCGTCGATGACAAACTGGGTCGTATTTT gattACTTTTACTCCGACAATACAACATTGCAGTATGGCCACAGTTATTGGTCTGTGTCTAAGAGTGAAACTACAAGAGTGTTTCCCTCCACATTATAAG GTTGACATTAAAGTCGCTCCTGGATCTCATGCTGATGAAGAAGCAG ttaataagcAGTTAAATGACAAGGAAAGAGTTGCTGCTGCCTTGGAGAATCCCAATCTCCGTCAACTTGTGGATGAGTGCCTCTACTCCAATGAACTTTAA
- the LOC133694630 gene encoding vacuolar sorting protein 39-like isoform X2, which yields MVHNAYDSFELLTNCPDKIDAIESYGSKLLIACSDGALRIYAPVSTISDKSPPSDYHNHGDQLRKEPYSLERTVNGFSKKPILSMKVLASRELLLSLSETIAFHRLPNLETIAVLTKAKGANVFDWDDKRGFLCFARQKRVCIFRHDGGRGFVEVKDFGVSDTVKSMSWCGENICLGIRKEYWILNSTNGALSQVFPSGRLAPPLVVSLPSGELLLGKDNIGVFVDQNGKHLQAEKICWSEAPSLVVIQKSYAISLLPRRIEIRSLRVPYSLIQAFVLQNVRHLIESNNAIIVALSNSVCALFPVPLGAQIVQLTASGNFEEALALCKLLPPEDSNLRAAKEGSIHIRYAHYLFDNGSYEEAMEHFLASQVDIIYVLSLYPSIVLPKTSLVPEPEKLIDISQDAPYLSRGSCGLSDVMEPSPPIHLSDFDEHSALESKKMSHNTLMALIKYLQKRRFGIVEKATAEGTNEVVSDAVGDNYGPYESNRFKKSNKGRGNIAINSGAREMAAILDTALLQALLLTGQTSAALELLKGLNYCDLKICEEILQKWNHYTALLELYKCNAMHREALKLLHQLVEESKSNQSKPELNPKFKPESIVEYLKPLCWTDPMLVLEFSMLVLESCPTQTIELLLSGNIPADLVNSYLKQHAPSMQGRYLELMLAMNENGISGNLQNEMVQIYLSEVLDWHAELNGQEKWDDKAYSPTRNKLLSALESISGYNPEALLKRLPADALYEERALLLGKMNQHELALSLYVHKLHVPDLALSYCDRVYESAAHLPSAKSSGNIYLTLLQIYLNPRKTTMNFEKRITNLVSFQNTNVPKVSSVTAVKAKGGRATKKIAAIEGAEDLRVSPSGTDNSRSDGDTDEFGDEGGSTIMLDEVLDLLSKRWDRINGAQALKLLPRETKLQNLLPFLGPLLKKSSEAYRNLSVIKSLRQSENLQHGCCIHVLGTTICSPFYFSSQIM from the exons ATGGTACACAATGCCTACGATTCCTTCGAGCTCCTCACAAATTGCCCAGACAAAATTGATGCAATCGAATCCTACGGTTCAAAGCTCCTCATCGCTTGCTCCGATGGAGCTCTCAGAATCTACGCTCCAGTGTCAACTATCTCCGACAAATCTCCACCGTCTGATTACCATAACCACGGTGATCAACTTCGAAAGGAGCCGTATTCACTGGAGAGAACGGTAAACGGATTCTCTAAAAAGCCGATTTTGTCAATGAAAGTATTGGCTTCAAGAGAACTGCTCCTATCGCTCTCTGAAACTATCGCGTTTCATCGATTGCCAAATTTGGAGACCATTGCGGTGCTTACTAAAGCTAAAGGTGCTAACGTGTTTGATTGGGATGATAAGCGAGGGTTTCTGTGCTTCGCCAGGCAAAAGAGAGTCTGCATTTTTAGACATGACG GTGGAAGGGGATTTGTGGAGGTGAAAGATTTTGGAGTTTCAGATACAGTGAAGTCAATGTCATGGTGTGGTGAGAACATATGTTTGGGAATTAGAAAGGAATATTGGATATTAAATTCAACAAATGGTGCATTGAGTCAGGTTTTTCCTTCAGGGAGACTAGCTCCTCCATTAGTGGTATCTCTTCCTTCTGGGGAGCTTCTTCTTGGGAAG GATAACATTGGAGTCTTTGTGGACCAAAATGGCAAGCATCTCCAAGCAGAGAAAATTTGTTGGTCAGAGGCTCCATCTCTTGTTGTCATTCAAAAGTCCTATGCAATTTCTCTGCTTCCAAGACGGATTGAG ATTCGGTCTCTCCGAGTTCCATACTCATTGATACAAGCTTTTGTTCTTCAAAATGTTCGCCATCTTATTGAAAGCAACAACGCGATAATTGTTGCATTAAGCAATTCTGTCTGTGCGCTGTTCCCTGTTCCTCTTGGTGCACAG ATTGTACAGTTGACAGCATCTGGAAATTTTGAGGAAGCCTTGGCCTTGTGCAAACTGCTTCCACCAGAAGATTCAAACCTTCGAGCTGCTAAGGAGGGTTCAATTCACATAAG ATATGCGCATTATCTTTTTGATAATGGGAGCTATGAGGAGGCTATGGAACATTTCTTAGCATCTCAAGTAGATATCATCTATGTGCTTTCTTTGTACCCATCCATTGTTCTCCCCAAAACATCTTTGGTTCCAGAACCCGAGAAACTAATTGACATTTCTCAAGATGCTCCGTATCTCTCAAGAGGTTCCTGTGGATTGTCTGATGTTATGGAACCCTCACCTCCAATCCACCTATCAGATTTTGATGAGCATTCGGCACTAGAGTCCAAGAAGATGAGCCATAATACTCTCATGGCTTTGATCAAGTACTTGCAGAAAAGAAGATTTGGCATAGTTGAAAAGGCCACTGCTGAGGGAACAAATGAGGTTGTTTCAGATGCTGTTGGAGATAATTATGGACCTTATGAATCTAATAGGTTTAAGAAATCCAACAAG GGTCGTGGTAACATTGCCATTAACTCAGGTGCCAGGGAAATGGCAGCAATATTGGACACGGCTCTTCTTCAAGCTCTTCTTCTTACAGGACAGACTTCAGCAGCTTTAGAATTATTGAAGGGTCTTAACTACTGTGACCTAAAAATATGCGAGGAGATTCTTCAAAAATGGAATCATTATACTGCTTTATTAGAACTCTACAAGTGCAACGCCATGCACCGTGAAGCTCTTAAACTTCTGCATCAATTAGTTGAAGAGTCAAAATCAAACCAGTCAAAGCCCGAGCTAAACCCAAAATTCAAGCCTGAATCTATTGTTGAATATCTCAAG CCTCTGTGTTGGACTGATCCCATGCTTGTCTTGGAGTTTTCAATGCTTGTTCTCGAAAGCTGTCCCACACAAACTATTGAGCTACTTTTGTCTGGGAATATTCCTGCAGACTTGGTCAACTCTTATCTGAAGCAGCATGCTCCAAGCATGCAAGGCAGATATTTAGAACTGATGCTTGCGATGAATGAAAATGGGATCTCTGGAAACCTACAAAATGAAATG gTGCAAATCTATCTCTCGGAAGTGCTTGATTGGCATGCCGAGTTGAATGGTCAAGAAAAATGGGATGATAAGGCTTATTCACCAACACGGAATAAATTATTGTCTGCTTTGGAGAGCATCTCAGGGTATAACCCAGAGGCTTTGTTGAAACGGCTTCCAGCAGATGCATTATATGAAGAGCGGGCACTTTTGTTGGGAAAAATGAACCAACATGAGCTTGCCTTATCTCTGTATGTTCACAAG CTTCATGTTCCTGATCTGGCATTATCCTACTGTGACCGTGTCTACGAGTCTGCAGCTCATCTACCATCTGCAAAATCTTCTGGCAATATATACCTAACTCTCTTGCAAATTTACCTCAACCCCAGGAAGACAACCATGAATTTTGAAAAGCGAATAACAAATCTAGTATCCTTTCAGAATACTAACGTTCCCAAGGTAAGTTCTGTGACCGCAGTAAAAGCTAAAGGAGGTCGTGCTACAAAGAAAATTGCTGCTATAGAGGGTGCAGAAGACTTACGAGTCAGTCCCAGTGGCACTGACAATAGCAGGAGTGATGGTGATACAGATGAATTTGGTGATGAAGGGGGTTCTACTATTATGCTTGATGAGGTCCTCGATCTGTTGAGCAAAAGGTGGGACAGAATCAATGGAGCTCAGGCCCTCAAACTCTTACCAAGGGAAACTAAATTACAG AATTTGCTTCCCTTTCTTGGACCTCTTCTAAAAAAATCCAGTGAAGCATACAGGAATCTCTCAGTAATCAAAAGCTTGAGGCAGAGTGAGAATCTGCAG CATGGTTGTTGCATCCATGTACTTGGAACAACTATCTGCTCACCGTTCTATTTTTCTTCACAAATCATGTAA
- the LOC133694630 gene encoding vacuolar sorting protein 39-like isoform X1 encodes MVHNAYDSFELLTNCPDKIDAIESYGSKLLIACSDGALRIYAPVSTISDKSPPSDYHNHGDQLRKEPYSLERTVNGFSKKPILSMKVLASRELLLSLSETIAFHRLPNLETIAVLTKAKGANVFDWDDKRGFLCFARQKRVCIFRHDGGRGFVEVKDFGVSDTVKSMSWCGENICLGIRKEYWILNSTNGALSQVFPSGRLAPPLVVSLPSGELLLGKDNIGVFVDQNGKHLQAEKICWSEAPSLVVIQKSYAISLLPRRIEIRSLRVPYSLIQAFVLQNVRHLIESNNAIIVALSNSVCALFPVPLGAQIVQLTASGNFEEALALCKLLPPEDSNLRAAKEGSIHIRYAHYLFDNGSYEEAMEHFLASQVDIIYVLSLYPSIVLPKTSLVPEPEKLIDISQDAPYLSRGSCGLSDVMEPSPPIHLSDFDEHSALESKKMSHNTLMALIKYLQKRRFGIVEKATAEGTNEVVSDAVGDNYGPYESNRFKKSNKGRGNIAINSGAREMAAILDTALLQALLLTGQTSAALELLKGLNYCDLKICEEILQKWNHYTALLELYKCNAMHREALKLLHQLVEESKSNQSKPELNPKFKPESIVEYLKPLCWTDPMLVLEFSMLVLESCPTQTIELLLSGNIPADLVNSYLKQHAPSMQGRYLELMLAMNENGISGNLQNEMVQIYLSEVLDWHAELNGQEKWDDKAYSPTRNKLLSALESISGYNPEALLKRLPADALYEERALLLGKMNQHELALSLYVHKLHVPDLALSYCDRVYESAAHLPSAKSSGNIYLTLLQIYLNPRKTTMNFEKRITNLVSFQNTNVPKVSSVTAVKAKGGRATKKIAAIEGAEDLRVSPSGTDNSRSDGDTDEFGDEGGSTIMLDEVLDLLSKRWDRINGAQALKLLPRETKLQNLLPFLGPLLKKSSEAYRNLSVIKSLRQSENLQVRDEMYNRRKTVVKITSDTTCSLCKKKIGTSVFAVYPSGNTIVHFVCFKDSQSIKAVAKGSALRKR; translated from the exons ATGGTACACAATGCCTACGATTCCTTCGAGCTCCTCACAAATTGCCCAGACAAAATTGATGCAATCGAATCCTACGGTTCAAAGCTCCTCATCGCTTGCTCCGATGGAGCTCTCAGAATCTACGCTCCAGTGTCAACTATCTCCGACAAATCTCCACCGTCTGATTACCATAACCACGGTGATCAACTTCGAAAGGAGCCGTATTCACTGGAGAGAACGGTAAACGGATTCTCTAAAAAGCCGATTTTGTCAATGAAAGTATTGGCTTCAAGAGAACTGCTCCTATCGCTCTCTGAAACTATCGCGTTTCATCGATTGCCAAATTTGGAGACCATTGCGGTGCTTACTAAAGCTAAAGGTGCTAACGTGTTTGATTGGGATGATAAGCGAGGGTTTCTGTGCTTCGCCAGGCAAAAGAGAGTCTGCATTTTTAGACATGACG GTGGAAGGGGATTTGTGGAGGTGAAAGATTTTGGAGTTTCAGATACAGTGAAGTCAATGTCATGGTGTGGTGAGAACATATGTTTGGGAATTAGAAAGGAATATTGGATATTAAATTCAACAAATGGTGCATTGAGTCAGGTTTTTCCTTCAGGGAGACTAGCTCCTCCATTAGTGGTATCTCTTCCTTCTGGGGAGCTTCTTCTTGGGAAG GATAACATTGGAGTCTTTGTGGACCAAAATGGCAAGCATCTCCAAGCAGAGAAAATTTGTTGGTCAGAGGCTCCATCTCTTGTTGTCATTCAAAAGTCCTATGCAATTTCTCTGCTTCCAAGACGGATTGAG ATTCGGTCTCTCCGAGTTCCATACTCATTGATACAAGCTTTTGTTCTTCAAAATGTTCGCCATCTTATTGAAAGCAACAACGCGATAATTGTTGCATTAAGCAATTCTGTCTGTGCGCTGTTCCCTGTTCCTCTTGGTGCACAG ATTGTACAGTTGACAGCATCTGGAAATTTTGAGGAAGCCTTGGCCTTGTGCAAACTGCTTCCACCAGAAGATTCAAACCTTCGAGCTGCTAAGGAGGGTTCAATTCACATAAG ATATGCGCATTATCTTTTTGATAATGGGAGCTATGAGGAGGCTATGGAACATTTCTTAGCATCTCAAGTAGATATCATCTATGTGCTTTCTTTGTACCCATCCATTGTTCTCCCCAAAACATCTTTGGTTCCAGAACCCGAGAAACTAATTGACATTTCTCAAGATGCTCCGTATCTCTCAAGAGGTTCCTGTGGATTGTCTGATGTTATGGAACCCTCACCTCCAATCCACCTATCAGATTTTGATGAGCATTCGGCACTAGAGTCCAAGAAGATGAGCCATAATACTCTCATGGCTTTGATCAAGTACTTGCAGAAAAGAAGATTTGGCATAGTTGAAAAGGCCACTGCTGAGGGAACAAATGAGGTTGTTTCAGATGCTGTTGGAGATAATTATGGACCTTATGAATCTAATAGGTTTAAGAAATCCAACAAG GGTCGTGGTAACATTGCCATTAACTCAGGTGCCAGGGAAATGGCAGCAATATTGGACACGGCTCTTCTTCAAGCTCTTCTTCTTACAGGACAGACTTCAGCAGCTTTAGAATTATTGAAGGGTCTTAACTACTGTGACCTAAAAATATGCGAGGAGATTCTTCAAAAATGGAATCATTATACTGCTTTATTAGAACTCTACAAGTGCAACGCCATGCACCGTGAAGCTCTTAAACTTCTGCATCAATTAGTTGAAGAGTCAAAATCAAACCAGTCAAAGCCCGAGCTAAACCCAAAATTCAAGCCTGAATCTATTGTTGAATATCTCAAG CCTCTGTGTTGGACTGATCCCATGCTTGTCTTGGAGTTTTCAATGCTTGTTCTCGAAAGCTGTCCCACACAAACTATTGAGCTACTTTTGTCTGGGAATATTCCTGCAGACTTGGTCAACTCTTATCTGAAGCAGCATGCTCCAAGCATGCAAGGCAGATATTTAGAACTGATGCTTGCGATGAATGAAAATGGGATCTCTGGAAACCTACAAAATGAAATG gTGCAAATCTATCTCTCGGAAGTGCTTGATTGGCATGCCGAGTTGAATGGTCAAGAAAAATGGGATGATAAGGCTTATTCACCAACACGGAATAAATTATTGTCTGCTTTGGAGAGCATCTCAGGGTATAACCCAGAGGCTTTGTTGAAACGGCTTCCAGCAGATGCATTATATGAAGAGCGGGCACTTTTGTTGGGAAAAATGAACCAACATGAGCTTGCCTTATCTCTGTATGTTCACAAG CTTCATGTTCCTGATCTGGCATTATCCTACTGTGACCGTGTCTACGAGTCTGCAGCTCATCTACCATCTGCAAAATCTTCTGGCAATATATACCTAACTCTCTTGCAAATTTACCTCAACCCCAGGAAGACAACCATGAATTTTGAAAAGCGAATAACAAATCTAGTATCCTTTCAGAATACTAACGTTCCCAAGGTAAGTTCTGTGACCGCAGTAAAAGCTAAAGGAGGTCGTGCTACAAAGAAAATTGCTGCTATAGAGGGTGCAGAAGACTTACGAGTCAGTCCCAGTGGCACTGACAATAGCAGGAGTGATGGTGATACAGATGAATTTGGTGATGAAGGGGGTTCTACTATTATGCTTGATGAGGTCCTCGATCTGTTGAGCAAAAGGTGGGACAGAATCAATGGAGCTCAGGCCCTCAAACTCTTACCAAGGGAAACTAAATTACAG AATTTGCTTCCCTTTCTTGGACCTCTTCTAAAAAAATCCAGTGAAGCATACAGGAATCTCTCAGTAATCAAAAGCTTGAGGCAGAGTGAGAATCTGCAG GTGAGAGATGAAATGTACAACCGTAGGAAAACAGTTGTCAAGATCACCAGTGATACTACCTGCTCTCTTTGCAAGAAGAAAATTGGAACGAGCGTTTTTGCAGTCTACCCCAGTGGGAACACAATCGTTCACTTCGTTTGCTTCAAAGATTCACAAAGTATAAAAGCTGTGGCCAAAGGATCGGCTCTAAGGAAGCGATGA
- the LOC133694107 gene encoding AP-3 complex subunit sigma-like, which produces MIKAVLIINIQGKPRLTKFYDFLTVEKQQELIRSVSGVLCRRADNVSNFMEADSIFGPGSRLVYKHYATLYFVFVFDSSENELAMLDLIQVFAETLDKCFRNVCEFDAVFNYSKLHTILDGIIFEGQVLETSSAEVIRAVEEISKLEAASNSISLVPKTVSSWHRR; this is translated from the exons ATGATAAAAGCTGTGCTGATCATTAACATCCAAGGCAAACCTCGCCTTACCAAATTCTACGATTTTTTG ACTGTAGAGAAGCAGCAAGAACTTATACGCAGTGTATCTGGAG TGTTATGTAGGAGAGCTGATAATGTTAGCAATTTCATGGAGGCTGATTCAATCTTTGGCCCa GGTAGTCGTCTTGTGTACAAACATTATGCAACATTGTACTTTGTCTTTGTGTTTGATAGTTCTGAGAATGAGCTTGCGATGCTTGATCTCATACAAG TTTTTGCGGAAACACTGGATAAATGCTTCAGGAATGTATGCGAGTTTGATGCAGTGTTCAATTACAGCAAG CTCCATACTATTTTAGATGGGATAATTTTTGAAGGTCAAGTGTTGGAAACAAGTTCTGCAGAAGTTATAAGGGCCGTTGAGGAAATATCAAA GTTAGAAGCAGCCTCAAATTCTATCTCATTAGTCCCCAAAACAGTTTCTAGTTGGCATCGCCGGTAA
- the LOC133695473 gene encoding uncharacterized protein LOC133695473 gives MGLFSMTLAGSGFILIGAWESLTSSTASQNLNSVSNPSSPLKQTPKSATQRNSNSSSSSANYITVSIFSLLFIVNSLISFFNAVNSRDQVGSALQLQILAVAALFLLYSVLGLLSNFSSFVRFPSSILNLIVLFAFVEEFLLFYMQRKDPSGIENRYFDLMLVPILICVVSTTLELKSPWKSNDYPRIARGVGLILQGMWIVQMGLSFYTNLIVHGCSLHEKSRGNYSIKCKGHPEYHRARGIATLQFNCHLALLVISAMSVYSVMAKNNGARGDSYKPLGAEMQQMENHGLFTLDSDDDEIREEEDVTMKKGAVVAVNGFGSHE, from the coding sequence atggggCTATTCTCAATGACTTTAGCTGGTAGTGGTTTTATTCTGATAGGTGCATGGGAATCTCTCACATCCTCAACCGCAAGCCAAAACTTGAACTCAGTTTCAAATCCATCTTCACCGCTCAAGCAAACACCAAAATCAGCGACTCAAAGAAACTCAAACTCATCTTCCTCTTCTGCGAACTATATCACTGTTTCCATCTTCTCCCTTCTCTTTATTGTCAACTCTCTAATCTCCTTCTTCAACGCTGTTAACTCACGAGATCAAGTTGGCTCAGCCCTCCAACTACAAATCCTAGCTGTTGCGGCTCTTTTCTTGTTATACTCAGTTTTGGGTCTTTTATcgaatttttcaagttttgttcGGTTCCCTTCTTCGATccttaatttgattgttttgttcGCATTTGTTGAAGAGTTTCTGCTGTTTTATATGCAAAGAAAGGACCCAAGCGGAATAGAGAACAGGTATTTCGATCTTATGCTTGTGCCCATTTTGATATGTGTGGTTTCCACGACTCTTGAACTGAAATCACCATGGAAATCGAATGATTATCCAAGAATAGCACGTGGGGTTGGGTTGATTTTGCAAGGGATGTGGATTGTGCAAATGGGTCTTTCGTTTTACACCAATTTGATTGTTCATGGTTGCTCTTTGCACGAAAAGAGTAGAGGGAATTACAGTATCAAATGTAAAGGACATCCTGAGTATCATAGAGCAAGAGGAATCGCTACTCTTCAATTTAATTGCCATCTTGCTCTGCTAGTGATTTCCGCGATGAGTGTCTACTCAGTCATGGCTAAAAATAACGGGGCTCGCGGTGATTCGTATAAACCTCTTGGAGCAGAGATGCAGCAAATGGAGAATCATGGCCTGTTCACTTTGGATTCTGATGATGATGAGATTAGAGAAGAAGAGGATGTTACTATGAAGAAAGGCGCTGTGGTGGCTGTTAATGGTTTTGGATCTCATGAATGA